The genomic interval GGTTTTCCCTGGTGGACGCTCTCGATCAACATCGCCGGCAGCCTGGCGATGGGCCTGCTGATCGGCCTCCTCGCGCGCAGCGGCGGCAGCGAGACGGTGCGACTGTTCGTCGGGGTCGGAATTCTTGGCGGCTTCACCACCTTCTCCTCGTTCAGCCTCGAATTCTGGACGCTTTTCGAGCGGGGGCAGATGGGGCAAGCCGCCTTCTATGTCCTCGCGTCGGTGATCGGGGCGATCCTCGCCTGCGGGCTCGGCATGCTCGCCGTGCGGCAGTTGCCGGCATGAGCGAACCCAAGGCCCATTTCGACGGCGCGACGATTGCCGAGGAGGATGACGGCATCCGCCTCGACCGCTGGTTCAAGCGCCACCGGCCGGGAACGCCGCACGCCCTGCTCGCGCGCTGGGCGCGTTCGGGGCAGCTGACGCTCGACGGCAAGAAGGCCGATGTGTCCGACCGGATCGCGGGCGGACAGAAGCTCGTCATGCCGATCCCGCCGGTCGAGGCCGAAGCGCGCCCGGCGCGCAAGGGGCGGCCACTGACCGACGCCGACATCGAACTCGCAACGTCGATGCTGATCCACCGCGACGCGAGCGCCATCGTGCTGAACAAATTGCCCGGCCTCGCGACGCAGGGCGGGACGAAGACCGATCAACATGTCGACGGCCTGCTCGATGCGCTGAAATATGACGCGCCGGTGCGCCCGAAGCTCGTCCACCGGCTCGACAAGGACACGTCGGGCGCGCTGCTGATCGCGCGAAGCCCACGCGCCGCCGCCTGGTTCGCCAAGAGCTTTTCGAACCGCAGCGCGCGCAAGACCTATTGGGCGATCGTCGTCGGCGTGCCCGACATCGCGCAGGGCGAGATCGACCTGCCGCTCGCCAAGCAGCCGGGATCGGGCGGCGAGAAGATGCACGTCCACGACAGCGGCCTGCCGGCGAAGACGCGCTACCGGATCATCGAGCGCGCGGGGAACAGCGCCGCATGGGTCGAGCTCCAGCCGCTGACCGGCCGCACGCACCAGCTGCGCGTCCATATGGCGGCGATCGGCCACCCGATCGTCGGCGACGGCAAATATGGCGGCAAGGGCGCCTTTCTGACCGGCACGATCAGCCGCAAGATGCACCTGCACAGCCGCCGCCTGCGCATCGACCATCCCGACGGCGGCGCGATCGACATCAGCGCCGAGGTGCCCGAGCATTTCGCCGCGAGCCTCGACGCGCTCGGCTTCGATCCGCTGCTCGGCGAAGTCGGCATCGACGACGTCGCCAAGGGCCCGCCGCCCAAAGCCGCCGCGAAAGCCGCGGCCAAGGCGCACAGCAAGGCGATCCGCAAGGCGCGGCGCGGCGAACGCCGCGGGCGCACCGCGACGAGCAAGCCGACCGACCATGTCGGCAAGCCGAAACCCAAGCCCGCCAAGGTCAAAGCAAAGCCCGGCAAGCCCGCGGGCCGCAAACCCGCCGCGAAGAAATCGCCGGCGCGTCCCGCACGGCCGCGCTGATGCACCCCAACAATGCTTTCCGGCCGAAACAGGATGATCTCGCCGAACTGTTCGTGCGCGAGATCGGCTTCGCCGCGATTTTCGCGGGCACGCCCGATGGCCCGCGCGTCGCGCATACGCCGGTGGTGCTGAGCGAGGATGGTCGGGCGCTGCAATTCCACCTCGCGCGCGGCAATGCGCTGACGCGCCATTTGGGCGGCACCACCGCGCTTGCCGTCGTGCAGGGTCCCGACGCCTATGTCAGCGCGAGCTGGTATGCCGAGGCCGATCAGGTACCGACGTGGAATTATGTCGCGATCGAGATGGAGGGCGTGGCGCGGCGGCTCGACGACGACGCCCTCGTCGCGCTGCTCGATGCGCTCTCCGCGCAACATGAAGCCCGCGTCGGGGCGAACCCGCCGTGGACGCGTGCGAAGATGAATCCCGTATTGTTCAGCAAGATGACCGGCGCGATCGCCGGCTTCGAGATGCGGATCACTGCATGGCGCCCGACGATCAAACTGTCGCAGAACAAGTCCGCCGATGAGCGTGACCGGGTCATTGCGGGAATGGAGACCACCGGCCACGGCGCGCTGGCACAGTTGATGCGCCATCTCGGCAGCGATAGGGAGGACGCATGACCCCGGCCGACGACGCACTCGCCAGGAAACGCTTTTTCGCGATCACCCTGATGCGCCTGATGGGCGTCGCCTTTGTGGCGATCGGTTTCATCCTGATCGGCGGCGGCTTCGCCTTCGCGGGACAACCGGCCGACCGCTGGATCGGCGTCGCCATCGTGCTCGTCGGCGCGTTCGATTTCGCGGTGATGCCGATGCTCCTCGCGCGCCGCTGGCGCTCGCCCAAAGACCGGTGAAGCGCTTCTGGAAAGAGGTTGCCGTCGTCGCCGAGGGCGACGGCTGGGGCATCGCGCTCGACGGGCGGCCGGTGCGCACGCCGCAGCGCGCGCCGCTGGCGGCCGCGAGCCTTGCGCTCGCCGAAGCGATCGCGGGCGAATGGCGCGATGTCGGCGAGACGATCGATCCCGCGGCGATGCCGATGACCGGGCTCGCCAACGCGGCGATCGACCTCGCCGCCCCCGACCTAGCCGCCTTTGCCGCCCCGGTCGCGGCTTATGCGGAGAGCGACCTCCTTTGCTATCGCGACGCGCGCGATGCGGCGCTGCAGGCCGAACAGGCGGCGGCGTGGAACCCGCTGCTCGCCTGGGCCGAGGCGCGCTATGGCATCGAATTCGCGCTGACGCAGGGCGTGCTGCCGATCGACCAGCCCGAGGCGACCGTCGCGGCGCTGCGGGACGCGGTGCTCGCGCAGGATCATTGGCGGGTCGCCGCGCTGACCCCGCTGGTGACGATCGGCGGCTCGCTCGTCGCCGGCCTCGCGCTGGTCGAGGACGCCTTTGATGCGAACATGCTGTGGGAGGCCGTCAGCCTCGACGAGCTTTATCAGGAGCGCCGCTGGGGCGCCGACAGCGAAGCGCAAAAGGCGCGCGCCGCGAAACAGCGCGACTGGGACAATGCGGCGCGCTTTTTGGTGCTGCTGTAGGGTTGCGGTCAGGACGTCCCCCCGCGAAAGCGGGGGCCGCTGGCATCTTGCGCTATCTCCTCGTAGCGTGATCGGGTTAGACTGAAACCCCGCCTTCCCTATCTCGTCATCCCGGCCCTTCGACTGCCTTGCAGGCGCTCAGGATAAACTTCCGCCGAAGGCGGAAGGCCGGGATGACGATTCAGTCAAAAATGATCATTCTCCAGCGCGCGCCTTCGCGGCATCGACGATCAGTCCGTAAAATCCGGCTTCCGCTTCTGCATATGCGCCATCACCGCCTCGATCTGGTTCGGGGTGCGGATGACCTTGACCTGTTCGTCGCTCTCGGCCTGCAGGATTTCGGCGTCGCTCGCATGGCCGAGCAGGTTGCAGAGCCGCTTGGCGCCGCGGATCGCGTGCGGATTCTTGTCGGCGATCACCTCCGCCAGTTCCATCGCCTTCGCCAGCGGATCGTCCGAGACATGCGTCGCGAAGCCGAGCAGCTTCGCCTCCGAACCGGTGAATTCGCGGTTGGTATAGATCAACTCGCGCAGCACATCGTCGGCGACCTGCGTGCGCCACAGCGCCATGCCCGCAACGTCGGGGACGAGGCCCCAGCGCATTTCCATGATCGCGATGCGCGTGTCGGGATGGACGATGCGGATGTCGGCGGCCGCCATGATCTGGCTGCCCGCGCCGAAGGCGACGCCATGCACCGCGGCGATCACCGGCACCGGCAGTTCGCGCCAGCCCCAGGCGGCATATTGGGCATTGTTCGCGATGCCCCTGGTGCGGTCGGCAAGACTGCCACCCGCGCTGCTCGCGCCCGGATCGCGATCATTGCCGAGGCTGGAGAGATCGAGCCCCGCGCAAAAAGCGCGCCCCTCGCCCGAAAGCACGACGACGCGCAGCCCTGCGGTCGCCTTCAACCGGTCGACCGCTTCGGCCAGCGCTTCCCACATCGCGGGGTCGAGCGCATTCATCTTGTCGGCGCGGATCAGCCGGACGTCGGCGATGCCGCCATCGAGCATGGCGATCGAAATGCGGTCCTTCATGGGAGAGTCCTTTTAAGGGCGGCCTCGACGAGCGGAAGCTGGTCGTTGCCGAAATACATATCGTCCTTGTCGACGAAGATCGTCGGCGACCCATAGCCGCCGCGCGCGATGAGTTCATCGGTGTTGGCGCGCAGCCGCGCCTTGACAGCATCGCGGCCCGCCGCCCCGGCGAGCGCGGCGCCGTCGAGCCCCTCGGCATCGGCGACCGCTGCCAGCACCGCCGGGTCGTCGAGATTCTCCTGCCGGCCGAAATAGCTCGCGAAGGCCGCCCGCGCGAAACGGACGAGCGCCGCCTGATCATCCTCGAGCGCGCAGCAGAAGCGCATCGCCGCGATGCTTTTCGCAGGGTGCCACTCTGACGGGAAATTCATCGGCACGCCCGCGAGCTGCGCCCAGTCCTTCAGTATTTTCCAGCTATGCTGGAGCCGGCGGTTGTCGGCCTGCTCGCGCGCCGCATAGACGGCGGGATTGACCGCGTTGAACACCCCGCCGACGAGGATCGGCCGATAGATCGCCGTCGCGCCCGTGCGTTCGAGCACACCGGGCAGATTGTGGAACGCCAGGCAGGTCCACGGCGAAGACAGGTCGAAGAAGAATTCGACGCGTGCGCTCACCGGATCAGGCCTCCGCCTTCGCTTTCTCCCAATATCGGTCGCACAGCAGGCGCTTGTAGAGCTTGCCCGTGTCGTGGCGCGGCAGGGCTTCGAGGAAGTCGATGCGGCGCGGAATCTTCACGCCCGACAATTTCTCGCGCGCATAGGCGATCAGCTCGTCGCGGAATGCCTCGGTCGCATCGGCCATATTCGCGGGCTGGATCACCGCGATCACTTCCTCGCCCATTTCCTCGTGCGGGCCGCCGACGACCGCGACATCGGCGACCTTGGGATGGGTGACGAGATGGTTCTCGATCTCCTGCGGATAGATGTTCACCCCGCCCGAAATGATCATGAAGCTCTTGCGGTCGGTGAGGTAGAGGAAGCCTTCCGCGTCGACCTTTCCGACGTCGCCGAGAGTCGACCAGCCTTTCGAGTTGCGGCTCGATGCGGTCTTTTCGCTGTCACCATGATATTCGAAGACATTCTCGCTTTCGAAGAAGACGGCGCCCTCCTCGTCCGGACCGAGTTCGGTCTCATTATCCTCGCCCATGATATGCACCGCGCCGAGAATCGGGCGCCCGACGCTGCCCTTGTGGGTCAGCCAGTCGGGGCTGGAGATGAAGGTCATGCCATTGCCTTCGGACCCCGCATAATATTCGAAGAGCACCGGCCCCCACCAGTCGATCATCGCCTGCTTGACCGGCACCGGGCACGGCGCCGCGGCGTGGATCGCGACCTTGAGCGATGAGATGTCGTAACGCGCGCGAACCTCGTCGGGCAGCTTGAGCATCCGCACGAAATGGGTCGGCACCCACTGGCTGCTGTTCACACGGTAAGTCTCGATGTGCGACAGCGCCGCTTCGGGGTCGAATTTCTTCATCAGCACGACGGTGCCGCCCAGCCGGTGGATCGTCATCGACCAGCGCAAGGGCGCGGCGTGATAGAGCGGCGCGGGCGACAGATAGATGCTGTCCGAATTGATCTGGAACACCGCCGAGGCGAGCATGACGAGGCTGTTGACCGCGTCGATCGCGGGATCCTCGGGCAACGGCACGCGCACACCCTTCGGCCGCCCGGTGGTCCCCGACGAATAGAGCATGTCGACCCCGGCGCGCTCGTCGGCGACGGGCGTCGCGGGCATCGCGGCGACGGCATCCTCCCAGCTTGCATAGCCCGGAATGTCGCCGCCCATCGCGAAACGCTCGATGCCGGTCGTGAGCTGCTGCGCCGCGCCCGCAAGGCTCGCCGAAACGACGAGGATCTTCGCGCCCGAATTTTCGAGGATATAGTCGGTTTCGTCCTGCGTCAGCCGCGACGAGATGCACACATAGCGCAGCCCCGCGCGCTGCGCGCCCCAGGTGAGGCCGTAATAATGCGGCGTATTGTCGAGCATGAAGGCGACGACATCCTCATGCCCCAGCCCGTGCGACCGAAAGAGCTGCGCGGCGCGGTTCGACGCCGCGTCGAGTTCGCCATAGCTGATCTCCTCCCCCGTCTCGGCGACGATGATCGCGGGCTTGTCGGGGTTGGCGCGGGCGTGGACTGAGGGGTGCATCGGGCATCATCTCCGGAATCGCTGGTTTCTTTATGTCGAAGATGAGTAGCAACCTGAAACTTTTGGTCAAGCAAGCTGAGGCTCGTGACAGGGGGTGCGACAAATCCCTCCCGCGGGAATGACGAAATTGGGAAGACCGCGCTACTCCGGCCGCGAGCGCAGCGCATAGCCCCGCCCCTTCACCGTATGCAGCATCGGCCAGTCGAAGCCGCGATCGATCTTGGCGCGCAGCCGCGACATATGCGCCTCGACCCGGTTGGTGCCGGGGTCGAAATCGATCCGCCACACCGCGCGCAGCAGCGCATCGCGCGACACGGGGCGGCCGGGGACGCGCGCGAGATTGGCGAGCAGGTCGAATTCGCGCAGCGGCAGGCGGATGAGCCGTCCCGCGCGCTCGACGCGGCGGTCGATCAGGTCGATGCGAAGCTCGCCCTCGCCGAGTTGCCCCGCCGCGATGCGGCTGCGCCAGAGCAGGCCGGCGATCCGCGCGAGCAGTTCGGGGAGATTGTTCGTCCATCCGGCCGCATCGTCGGCGCCCGCGGACAGCGCCGTCATCCGGTCACCCAGCGCGTCGCGATCCGATACGACGAGCAGCGGCCGCCGTCCGGCGATCGATCGCGCCAGCCGGACAAATTCGGACGGTTCCTGCCAACCCAGAAACGGATTGACGAGAAGCAGGTCGAAACAGCTGTCGACCCAAGCGCGCAGCCCGTCGACATGCTGCGGCAGCAGTTGCACCGCAAGGCCGGCGGCACCGATCGCCGTCATCAGCGCATGGGCCCGATCCGGCTGCGGATGATAGACGGCGACGAGCAATTTCCTGTCGCCGGCCTCCGCAATCTCCGATGGTGCCATCCGTCTCCCCCGTCGTCGACGTAATATCTTGTCGCCCCACCGGCATTGCACCGCCTTTCGGCTGTGCTAACCCATAGGCATGACCAGTATCGAAATGCTTGACGGCGACTTCGCCACCCTGCCCGACCTCGTCCGTGCCCACGCCGCGGAACGTCCCGATGCCGTAGCGGCTGCCGACCCGCTGCGGCGGCTGAGCTGGTCCGAACTGGATCAATTGGCCGACCGAATCGCCGCGCGGCTGCAACAGGACGGATTTACAAAAGGAGAGCGCACCGCGATCGCCGGGCTCAACAGCGTCGAGCAGATGGCGGTGATCCTCGGCACCTTGCGCGCCGGCGGCGTCGCGGGGCTCGTCACCAACAGCGCGACCGGCGAGC from uncultured Sphingopyxis sp. carries:
- a CDS encoding response regulator transcription factor, producing the protein MAPSEIAEAGDRKLLVAVYHPQPDRAHALMTAIGAAGLAVQLLPQHVDGLRAWVDSCFDLLLVNPFLGWQEPSEFVRLARSIAGRRPLLVVSDRDALGDRMTALSAGADDAAGWTNNLPELLARIAGLLWRSRIAAGQLGEGELRIDLIDRRVERAGRLIRLPLREFDLLANLARVPGRPVSRDALLRAVWRIDFDPGTNRVEAHMSRLRAKIDRGFDWPMLHTVKGRGYALRSRPE
- a CDS encoding crotonase/enoyl-CoA hydratase family protein — protein: MKDRISIAMLDGGIADVRLIRADKMNALDPAMWEALAEAVDRLKATAGLRVVVLSGEGRAFCAGLDLSSLGNDRDPGASSAGGSLADRTRGIANNAQYAAWGWRELPVPVIAAVHGVAFGAGSQIMAAADIRIVHPDTRIAIMEMRWGLVPDVAGMALWRTQVADDVLRELIYTNREFTGSEAKLLGFATHVSDDPLAKAMELAEVIADKNPHAIRGAKRLCNLLGHASDAEILQAESDEQVKVIRTPNQIEAVMAHMQKRKPDFTD
- a CDS encoding acyl-CoA synthetase; amino-acid sequence: MHPSVHARANPDKPAIIVAETGEEISYGELDAASNRAAQLFRSHGLGHEDVVAFMLDNTPHYYGLTWGAQRAGLRYVCISSRLTQDETDYILENSGAKILVVSASLAGAAQQLTTGIERFAMGGDIPGYASWEDAVAAMPATPVADERAGVDMLYSSGTTGRPKGVRVPLPEDPAIDAVNSLVMLASAVFQINSDSIYLSPAPLYHAAPLRWSMTIHRLGGTVVLMKKFDPEAALSHIETYRVNSSQWVPTHFVRMLKLPDEVRARYDISSLKVAIHAAAPCPVPVKQAMIDWWGPVLFEYYAGSEGNGMTFISSPDWLTHKGSVGRPILGAVHIMGEDNETELGPDEEGAVFFESENVFEYHGDSEKTASSRNSKGWSTLGDVGKVDAEGFLYLTDRKSFMIISGGVNIYPQEIENHLVTHPKVADVAVVGGPHEEMGEEVIAVIQPANMADATEAFRDELIAYAREKLSGVKIPRRIDFLEALPRHDTGKLYKRLLCDRYWEKAKAEA
- a CDS encoding RluA family pseudouridine synthase, which produces MSEPKAHFDGATIAEEDDGIRLDRWFKRHRPGTPHALLARWARSGQLTLDGKKADVSDRIAGGQKLVMPIPPVEAEARPARKGRPLTDADIELATSMLIHRDASAIVLNKLPGLATQGGTKTDQHVDGLLDALKYDAPVRPKLVHRLDKDTSGALLIARSPRAAAWFAKSFSNRSARKTYWAIVVGVPDIAQGEIDLPLAKQPGSGGEKMHVHDSGLPAKTRYRIIERAGNSAAWVELQPLTGRTHQLRVHMAAIGHPIVGDGKYGGKGAFLTGTISRKMHLHSRRLRIDHPDGGAIDISAEVPEHFAASLDALGFDPLLGEVGIDDVAKGPPPKAAAKAAAKAHSKAIRKARRGERRGRTATSKPTDHVGKPKPKPAKVKAKPGKPAGRKPAAKKSPARPARPR
- a CDS encoding ATP12 family protein, whose product is MKRFWKEVAVVAEGDGWGIALDGRPVRTPQRAPLAAASLALAEAIAGEWRDVGETIDPAAMPMTGLANAAIDLAAPDLAAFAAPVAAYAESDLLCYRDARDAALQAEQAAAWNPLLAWAEARYGIEFALTQGVLPIDQPEATVAALRDAVLAQDHWRVAALTPLVTIGGSLVAGLALVEDAFDANMLWEAVSLDELYQERRWGADSEAQKARAAKQRDWDNAARFLVLL
- a CDS encoding 2-hydroxychromene-2-carboxylate isomerase, producing the protein MSARVEFFFDLSSPWTCLAFHNLPGVLERTGATAIYRPILVGGVFNAVNPAVYAAREQADNRRLQHSWKILKDWAQLAGVPMNFPSEWHPAKSIAAMRFCCALEDDQAALVRFARAAFASYFGRQENLDDPAVLAAVADAEGLDGAALAGAAGRDAVKARLRANTDELIARGGYGSPTIFVDKDDMYFGNDQLPLVEAALKRTLP
- a CDS encoding FMN-binding negative transcriptional regulator, producing MHPNNAFRPKQDDLAELFVREIGFAAIFAGTPDGPRVAHTPVVLSEDGRALQFHLARGNALTRHLGGTTALAVVQGPDAYVSASWYAEADQVPTWNYVAIEMEGVARRLDDDALVALLDALSAQHEARVGANPPWTRAKMNPVLFSKMTGAIAGFEMRITAWRPTIKLSQNKSADERDRVIAGMETTGHGALAQLMRHLGSDREDA
- the crcB gene encoding fluoride efflux transporter CrcB, whose amino-acid sequence is MNSLFPVMIGGAIGAGARHLAGQAMLARLGPGFPWWTLSINIAGSLAMGLLIGLLARSGGSETVRLFVGVGILGGFTTFSSFSLEFWTLFERGQMGQAAFYVLASVIGAILACGLGMLAVRQLPA